The genomic stretch ATCCTCCCGCCATTAGTGGAAATTGACTGTTTCTATGTATTTCCCTTGCCCCTGCCTTTGATGATAAACACTGGATTTTGTGCAGAAAGCATGTGATAAGGCCCGGCGGTTTTGGTTTTTGTAATGGCTGCCTGTAATATTTCCATATCAGTTATTTCGAATCTTTTAAAAGCCTCCAGGGCTTCACTTACGGTTTCCAGCGTTATGGCGTTTAGTACCAGCTTTATGGAAGGATTTCTTTTCAGTAATACCTCCAGTATTTTGCTCAGTTTACCTCTGCTGCCACCGATAAAAGCAGCATCCGGCATCGGTAACTCCTCTAGGCAGTCCGGCGCACTTCCCTTAATCACCGTAAGATTCTTTAGAGAGAATTTATCCCTGTTTCTTTCGATGAGCTGGGCCCCTTCCTCTTTCTCCTCCACAGCATAGACCCAGCCGTTCTTTAACAGCAAAGCTGCTTCCACGCTTAAGGAACCGGTGCCGGCTCCGATGTCATACAGGATATCGTTATCTTTCAGCAAAAGTTTGCTTATTGAAAGAAGCCTGACCTCGCTTTTCGTCATAGGGATATCGCCTCTTATGAATTCTTCATCGGGTATACCAAGGTGATATTGGTTTTGGCAGAAATTATTCCTTATAAACAAGGAAGCTAACGTTTTCTCTCCCATAACCGACAACTCAGCCGGCGTCACCTTTATTACTTCCTCTTCTGCATAAGACAATGCTGTCCCCACATAGATATCAAGCTCTAAAAGACCCGCAGCCATTAGTTCCTTACCGATTTCGGAGAGTCTTCCATCTGTCAGAAGAAAGGTTTTAGAATGCCCTCTTACTGCCCTTGTAAAATCGCAGCTTTTTCCGTGCAGGCTTAAGATACAGGCATCCTCCCAGGAGACTCCAAGAAGAGCACTGAAATAAGAAACTGTGGAAATACCAGGTATAACCTTAACCTTATATTCACCATTTTCCCTTAAGGTTTCTGCTACTTTACCTGCCCCACTATAAAAGCCTGTATCTCCTGAGAAAAGTATCGTATACTGCTCATAAACAGAAGCTTCGATGAACTGCTTGATTTCCTGAGGATTGTAGGATGTAAAACTCTCTCTGCCATCACAGGAGACGGCTTCCAGCATCCGCCTTGCACCAATGAGTACCTGTGCATTTTCAATGGCCTTTTTACCTTCCTGCGTAAGTGTGTCTGGGTTCCCCATTCCAATTCCAACTAAGTTGATTTTTTTCATAACTTCCTCTCTGCAAGTGAATCATATTTTCGTACTACCACTTATGTACCAAGGATTATCCAAACCGATGAAACACGATTTAAGGGAAGGTGTATTCTCCCTCCATGTTCTTTAACCGTTCCACGCTGTCAGTTTCTTAATAATCTCTTCTACTGAAAAACCAGTTTCTTCTTTGGGTCGTTGTATTACGATAACTTTGGCGCCTGCCATTCTTCCGCCTTCTGCTTTTTCTTCATATCCCCCAAGACTTCCGCCTTCTTTGGTAACTAAATACTTTCCATTTATCTGCTTTAGCATGGCATAATTCAACTCCTTATGAAAGGGTCCCTGCATGCATATGATATTCTTTCGCTGATAGCCCAGTTCTAAGCAGTTCCTTAAAGCATCCGGATCCGGAAGTATTCTTATATAGAGCCTGTCCTGGTAAGCCTTTACTCTGGTATATTCTTTTAAATCCTTGCTCCCTGTTGTAATCAGAGCATTTCCTTCATGATTATTTAGGAACCGGATGGTTTCCTCCATATCCTTTACTTCTATTATTCCTTTAACAGACAAGGTTTCCCTTATAACCCTTAGCAGGGGAACTCCTGCTGCTTGTGCAGCCTGTTTGATATTCTCCGTTACATCACAGGCATATGGATGTGTTGCATCTATAATAACTGTACTCTCTTCTTCCCTTATGAGAAGTTCCATCTGCTGACTGTTAAGACGCCCTTCTTGAATACTGCCCCAGTCTCCTTTTTCCAACAGATTCTTTCCATACTCTGTAGCTACGCAGGCGGTAACAGGGAGTTTCTTTTCCACACAGTATTCATACAAGAGCCTTCCTTCTGTGGTCCCTGCAAAAAGTAAGATTTTACTCATGTTTTCCTTTCTTTTGCCATATCCGTTTCCTAAAACTCTGACAAATCCAGCTTTGTTTAACTTCAAATAAGCCAGCCTCTAAAATCTGTGAATACCCTACACCGTGTATTATACGTTATACGGAATAACCCCTTGGTGTAGCCATGGAATTGTCTATGCGAAGGGTATTGGAATTTCCAATAAACACAGTGGTAAACATATCCACCTCCCGCTCCCTTAACTCTGTCAGAGTGAGTACTTCTGCTTCTTCTCCTTCTCTCCCAATATTACGGGTAATACCGCAAACAGTATCTCCCTTCCGGTATTGCAGCAATATATCACAGGCTTTCATGAGATGATCGGCCCGCTTCTTGCTGGAGGGATTATAAAGGCTGATACAGAAATCCCCCAAACCTGCACACTGCAGCCGCTTCTCGATTACTTCCCAGGGTGTGAGGAGATCACTTAAGCTGATGACTGCAAAATCATGGTTTAAGGGGGCACCTAAGAGGGCAGCGCCACTTAAGGCAGCTGTAACACCTGGTATTACCT from Anaerocolumna sp. AGMB13020 encodes the following:
- the cobJ gene encoding precorrin-3B C(17)-methyltransferase, whose amino-acid sequence is MLYIVGFGAGSLEYMTKQAVEVLEKCQVITGYTTYVELVRPYFPDKEYYSTSMKQEVSRCRLAMEEAAKGINIALICSGDAGVYGLASLCFELKKEYPSVQLKVIPGVTAALSGAALLGAPLNHDFAVISLSDLLTPWEVIEKRLQCAGLGDFCISLYNPSSKKRADHLMKACDILLQYRKGDTVCGITRNIGREGEEAEVLTLTELREREVDMFTTVFIGNSNTLRIDNSMATPRGYSV
- the cbiE gene encoding precorrin-6y C5,15-methyltransferase (decarboxylating) subunit CbiE, which codes for MKKINLVGIGMGNPDTLTQEGKKAIENAQVLIGARRMLEAVSCDGRESFTSYNPQEIKQFIEASVYEQYTILFSGDTGFYSGAGKVAETLRENGEYKVKVIPGISTVSYFSALLGVSWEDACILSLHGKSCDFTRAVRGHSKTFLLTDGRLSEIGKELMAAGLLELDIYVGTALSYAEEEVIKVTPAELSVMGEKTLASLFIRNNFCQNQYHLGIPDEEFIRGDIPMTKSEVRLLSISKLLLKDNDILYDIGAGTGSLSVEAALLLKNGWVYAVEEKEEGAQLIERNRDKFSLKNLTVIKGSAPDCLEELPMPDAAFIGGSRGKLSKILEVLLKRNPSIKLVLNAITLETVSEALEAFKRFEITDMEILQAAITKTKTAGPYHMLSAQNPVFIIKGRGKGNT
- the cobK gene encoding precorrin-6A reductase; this translates as MSKILLFAGTTEGRLLYEYCVEKKLPVTACVATEYGKNLLEKGDWGSIQEGRLNSQQMELLIREEESTVIIDATHPYACDVTENIKQAAQAAGVPLLRVIRETLSVKGIIEVKDMEETIRFLNNHEGNALITTGSKDLKEYTRVKAYQDRLYIRILPDPDALRNCLELGYQRKNIICMQGPFHKELNYAMLKQINGKYLVTKEGGSLGGYEEKAEGGRMAGAKVIVIQRPKEETGFSVEEIIKKLTAWNG